Proteins encoded by one window of Mesorhizobium sp. INR15:
- the rplJ gene encoding 50S ribosomal protein L10, with protein sequence MDRAEKRELVTGLNGAFLNAGSVVVAHYAGITVAQMNDLRSKMRAAGGTVKVAKNRLAKIALQGTDSASIIDLFKGQTLIAYSEDPIAAPKVASDFAKGNDKLVILGGAMGTTSLNADGVKALATLPSLDELRARLVGMIATPATRIAQIVNAPAASVARVIGAYARKDEAA encoded by the coding sequence GTGGACAGAGCGGAAAAACGCGAACTCGTCACGGGCCTGAACGGTGCGTTCTTGAACGCAGGTTCAGTGGTCGTGGCCCACTACGCCGGTATCACCGTCGCGCAAATGAACGACCTTCGGTCGAAAATGCGCGCCGCCGGTGGTACCGTCAAAGTCGCGAAGAACCGTCTCGCCAAAATCGCTCTTCAGGGCACGGACTCCGCATCGATCATCGATCTGTTCAAGGGACAGACGCTGATTGCTTATTCGGAGGATCCGATTGCGGCGCCGAAGGTCGCGTCCGATTTCGCCAAGGGAAATGACAAGCTTGTCATTCTCGGTGGCGCAATGGGCACCACCTCGCTCAACGCCGACGGTGTGAAGGCACTCGCCACACTTCCGTCGCTCGACGAGCTGCGCGCCAGGCTGGTTGGCATGATCGCCACGCCGGCAACCCGGATCGCCCAGATCGTCAATGCGCCAGCGGCTTCGGTCGCGCGCGTCATCGGCGCTTACGCCCGGAAGGACGAGGCGGCATGA
- the rplL gene encoding 50S ribosomal protein L7/L12: MADLAKIVDDLSKLTVLEAAELSKLLEEKWGVSAAAPVAVAAAGGGAAAAAPVEEKTEFDVVLVEAGAQKINVIKEVRAITGLGLKEAKDLVEAAPKPVKEAVSKADADKFKAQLEAAGAKVELK; the protein is encoded by the coding sequence ATGGCTGATCTCGCAAAGATCGTAGACGACCTTTCGAAGCTGACCGTCCTCGAGGCGGCCGAGCTGTCGAAGCTTCTGGAAGAAAAGTGGGGCGTTTCCGCCGCTGCTCCGGTGGCTGTTGCCGCCGCTGGCGGTGGTGCTGCTGCTGCTGCTCCGGTCGAAGAGAAGACCGAGTTCGACGTCGTTCTCGTCGAGGCAGGCGCTCAGAAGATCAACGTCATCAAGGAAGTGCGCGCCATCACCGGTCTTGGCCTCAAGGAAGCCAAGGACCTGGTGGAAGCAGCTCCGAAGCCGGTCAAGGAAGCCGTTTCCAAGGCCGACGCTGACAAGTTCAAGGCCCAGCTGGAAGCAGCCGGCGCCAAGGTCGAACTGAAGTAA
- the rplA gene encoding 50S ribosomal protein L1, whose translation MAKIAKRVSKTREGIDPNKAYALGDALKLLKDRSSVKFDETIEVAMNLGVDPRHADQMVRGVVNLPNGTGRSVRVAVFARGDKADEARAAGADIVGAEDLVDIVQKGTIDFDRCIATPDMMPLVGRLGKVLGPRGMMPNPKVGTVTTDVAAAVKASKGGAVEFRVEKAGIVHAGVGKVSFDVKALEENIRAFADAVTKAKPAGAKGNYVKKVSVTSTMGPGLKLDVSTLAAS comes from the coding sequence ATGGCAAAGATTGCAAAGCGTGTATCGAAGACCCGCGAAGGCATCGATCCCAACAAGGCCTATGCCCTGGGCGATGCTCTGAAGCTGCTCAAGGATCGTTCCTCGGTCAAGTTCGACGAGACCATCGAAGTCGCCATGAACCTCGGCGTCGACCCGCGCCATGCCGACCAGATGGTCCGCGGCGTGGTCAACCTGCCGAACGGCACCGGCCGCTCGGTCCGCGTCGCTGTGTTCGCGCGCGGCGACAAGGCTGACGAAGCGCGTGCCGCCGGCGCCGACATCGTTGGTGCCGAGGATCTGGTCGACATCGTCCAGAAGGGCACGATCGATTTCGATCGCTGCATCGCCACGCCGGACATGATGCCGCTCGTAGGCCGTCTGGGTAAAGTGCTCGGCCCGCGCGGCATGATGCCGAACCCGAAGGTCGGCACCGTCACCACCGACGTCGCCGCCGCCGTCAAGGCGTCCAAGGGCGGTGCGGTCGAGTTCCGCGTCGAAAAGGCTGGCATCGTCCATGCCGGCGTCGGCAAGGTCTCGTTCGACGTCAAGGCTCTGGAAGAAAACATCCGCGCCTTCGCCGATGCGGTGACCAAGGCAAAGCCGGCTGGCGCCAAGGGCAACTACGTCAAGAAGGTGTCTGTCACCTCGACGATGGGCCCGGGCCTCAAGCTCGACGTCTCGACGCTCGCTGCGTCCTGA
- a CDS encoding helix-turn-helix transcriptional regulator: MPIRVSLNVVLAERNVKSKDLAEYVGITEANLSLLKQGKVKGIRFDTLERICEYLGCEPGDLLRFEKPSG, translated from the coding sequence ATGCCGATACGGGTCAGCCTCAACGTCGTCCTAGCCGAGCGAAATGTTAAGTCGAAGGATCTGGCCGAATATGTCGGCATCACCGAGGCCAACCTTTCCCTGTTGAAACAAGGAAAGGTCAAGGGCATCCGCTTCGATACGCTGGAGCGCATCTGCGAGTATCTCGGCTGCGAGCCGGGCGATCTGCTACGGTTCGAAAAGCCGAGCGGATAA
- the rpoC gene encoding DNA-directed RNA polymerase subunit beta' has product MNQEVMNLFNPQAPAQVFDSIRISLASPEKILSWSFGEIKKPETINYRTFKPERDGLFCARIFGPIKDYECLCGKYKRMKYKGVICEKCGVEVTLSRVRRERMGHIELAAPVAHIWFLKSLPSRIGTLLDMTLKDIERVLYFENYIVTEPGLTALKEHQLLSEEEYMIAVDEYGEDSFTAMIGAEAIHDLLAGMDLEKIAGDLRSELASTTSELKQKKYLKRLKVVENFMESGNRPEWMIMKVVPVIPPDLRPLVPLDGGRFATSDLNDLYRRVINRNNRLKRLIELRAPGIIVRNEKRMLQEAVDALFDNGRRGRVITGANKRPLKSLSDMLKGKQGRFRQNLLGKRVDYSGRSVIVTGPELKLHQCGLPKKMALELFKPFIYARLDAKGYSSTVKQAKKLVEKERPEVWDILDEVIREHPVLLNRAPTLHRLGIQAFEPILIEGKAIQLHPLVCTAFNADFDGDQMAVHVPLSLEAQLEARVLMMSTNNILHPASGAPIIVPSQDMVLGLYYLSIVNQNEPGEGMVFADMGELQHALETKAVTLHSKIKGRFRTVDAEGKVVSKIHDTTPGRMIIGELLPKNVNVPYETANQEMTKKNISKMIDTVYRHCGQKETVIFCDRIMALGFSHACRAGISFGKDDMLIPDAKIKLVSDTEALAKEYEQQYNDGLITQGEKYNKVVDAWAKCSEKVADEMMARIKAVEFEDNGRQKPMNSIYMMSHSGARGSPTQMRQLAGMRGLMAKPSGEIIETPIISNFKEGLTVLEYFNSTHGARKGLADTALKTANSGYLTRRLVDVAQDCIVNSVDCGTDKGLTMQPIVDAGQVVASVGQRVLGRTSLDDITHPVSGDVLVKAGTLMDERDVEQIEKAGVQSVRIRSALTCEVRIGVCAVCYGRDLARGTPVNQGEAVGVIAAQSIGEPGTQLTMRTFHMGGTAQVVDSSFLEASYEGKVEIRNRNVVRNSDGQQMVMGRNMAVLILDEAGKERASHRLTYGSRIFVDDGDKVKRGQRIAEWDPYTRPVLTEIEGRVSYEDLVDGISVQETADESTGITKREVIDWRSTPRGNDLKPAIAIQDAKGKVGKLSKGGDARFLLSVEAILSVEPGSQVRPGDVLARIPMESAKTKDITGGLPRVAELFEARRPKDHAIIAEIDGTIRFGRDYKNKRRIIIEPHDSTLEPVEYLIPKGKPFHLQDGDVIEKGDYILDGNPAPHDILAIKGVEALASYLVNEIQEVYRLQGVSINDKHIEVIVRQMLQKVEITVQGDSTYIPGDHVDVIELEEVNDRLVEDGKKPAEGLPVLLGITKASLQTPSFISAASFQETTRVLTEAAVAGKTDMLQGLKENVIVGRLIPAGTGGTMSQIRRIATSRDELIIDERRKASGAEVAEPMLTEMITAAQ; this is encoded by the coding sequence ATGAACCAAGAGGTCATGAATCTCTTCAATCCCCAGGCGCCGGCGCAGGTGTTCGATTCCATCCGGATTTCGCTCGCCAGCCCTGAGAAGATTCTGTCCTGGTCGTTCGGCGAGATCAAGAAGCCGGAGACCATCAACTATCGTACTTTCAAGCCGGAACGCGACGGCCTGTTCTGCGCGCGCATTTTTGGCCCGATCAAGGACTATGAGTGCCTGTGCGGCAAGTACAAGCGCATGAAGTACAAGGGCGTCATCTGCGAAAAGTGCGGCGTGGAAGTCACGCTGTCGCGCGTTCGCCGTGAGCGCATGGGCCATATCGAGCTCGCGGCGCCGGTCGCCCATATCTGGTTCCTGAAGTCGCTTCCGTCGCGCATCGGTACGCTGCTCGACATGACGCTGAAGGATATCGAGCGCGTCCTCTACTTCGAGAACTACATCGTTACCGAGCCCGGCCTCACCGCGCTGAAGGAGCACCAGCTCCTCAGCGAGGAAGAGTACATGATTGCTGTCGACGAGTATGGCGAGGATAGTTTCACCGCCATGATCGGCGCCGAGGCCATTCATGACCTTCTGGCTGGCATGGACCTGGAGAAGATCGCCGGCGACCTGCGTTCGGAACTGGCTTCGACCACGTCCGAGCTGAAGCAGAAGAAGTATCTGAAGCGGCTCAAGGTCGTCGAGAACTTCATGGAATCCGGCAACCGTCCGGAATGGATGATCATGAAAGTGGTTCCGGTCATTCCGCCGGACCTGCGCCCGCTCGTTCCGCTGGATGGTGGACGTTTCGCGACGTCCGACCTGAACGATCTCTATCGGCGCGTCATCAACCGCAACAACCGCCTGAAGCGGCTGATCGAGCTGCGCGCCCCCGGCATCATCGTGCGCAATGAAAAGCGCATGCTGCAGGAAGCCGTCGATGCGCTGTTCGACAACGGCCGTCGTGGCCGGGTCATCACCGGCGCCAACAAGCGTCCGCTGAAGTCGCTGTCCGACATGCTCAAGGGCAAGCAGGGCCGGTTCCGCCAGAACCTGCTAGGCAAGCGCGTCGACTATTCCGGCCGCTCGGTCATCGTGACCGGTCCGGAGCTCAAGCTGCATCAGTGCGGCCTGCCGAAGAAGATGGCGCTCGAGCTGTTCAAGCCGTTCATCTACGCCCGTCTCGACGCCAAGGGTTACTCCTCGACCGTCAAGCAGGCGAAGAAGCTGGTCGAGAAGGAGCGTCCGGAAGTCTGGGATATCCTCGACGAGGTTATCCGCGAACATCCGGTGCTGTTGAACCGCGCGCCGACGCTGCACCGCTTGGGCATCCAGGCATTCGAGCCCATCCTGATCGAAGGCAAGGCGATCCAGCTGCATCCGCTGGTCTGCACGGCCTTCAACGCCGACTTCGACGGCGATCAGATGGCTGTTCACGTGCCGCTGTCGCTGGAAGCGCAGCTTGAAGCCCGCGTGCTGATGATGTCGACAAACAACATCCTGCACCCGGCTTCCGGCGCGCCGATCATCGTGCCGTCGCAGGACATGGTTCTCGGTCTCTACTATCTCTCGATCGTCAACCAGAACGAGCCGGGCGAGGGCATGGTGTTTGCCGACATGGGCGAGCTCCAGCACGCGCTTGAGACCAAGGCCGTGACCTTGCACTCCAAGATCAAGGGCCGCTTCCGCACGGTCGACGCCGAAGGCAAGGTCGTGTCGAAGATCCATGACACCACGCCTGGCCGCATGATCATCGGCGAGCTTCTGCCGAAGAACGTCAATGTGCCCTACGAGACCGCCAACCAGGAGATGACCAAGAAGAACATCTCCAAGATGATCGACACCGTCTACCGCCACTGCGGTCAGAAGGAGACGGTCATTTTCTGCGATCGCATCATGGCCCTTGGCTTCAGCCACGCCTGCCGCGCCGGCATTTCGTTCGGCAAGGACGACATGCTGATCCCGGACGCCAAGATCAAGCTGGTGTCCGATACCGAGGCTTTGGCCAAGGAATACGAGCAGCAGTACAATGACGGCCTGATCACGCAAGGCGAGAAGTACAACAAGGTCGTCGACGCCTGGGCCAAGTGCTCGGAAAAGGTCGCCGACGAAATGATGGCCCGCATCAAGGCGGTCGAGTTCGAGGACAATGGCCGTCAAAAGCCGATGAACTCGATCTACATGATGTCGCACTCCGGTGCGCGTGGCTCGCCCACCCAGATGCGCCAGCTCGCCGGCATGCGCGGCCTCATGGCCAAGCCGTCGGGTGAAATCATCGAGACGCCGATCATCTCGAACTTCAAGGAAGGCCTCACCGTGCTCGAGTACTTCAACTCGACCCACGGCGCCCGCAAGGGTCTGGCCGACACCGCCTTGAAGACCGCGAACTCGGGCTACCTCACCCGTCGTCTGGTCGACGTGGCGCAGGACTGCATCGTCAACTCCGTCGACTGCGGCACCGACAAGGGCCTCACCATGCAGCCGATCGTCGATGCCGGTCAGGTCGTCGCTTCGGTTGGTCAGCGCGTGCTCGGCCGTACCTCGCTCGACGACATCACCCATCCGGTGTCGGGCGATGTCCTGGTCAAGGCCGGTACGCTGATGGACGAGCGTGACGTGGAACAGATCGAAAAGGCCGGCGTGCAGTCGGTTCGCATTCGCTCGGCACTGACTTGCGAAGTCAGGATCGGCGTCTGCGCGGTCTGCTACGGACGCGATCTGGCCCGCGGCACCCCGGTCAACCAGGGCGAAGCCGTCGGCGTCATCGCGGCGCAGTCGATCGGCGAGCCGGGCACCCAGCTCACCATGCGTACCTTCCACATGGGTGGTACCGCGCAGGTGGTGGATAGCTCGTTCCTTGAAGCCTCGTATGAGGGCAAGGTCGAGATCCGCAACCGCAACGTGGTGCGCAACTCCGACGGCCAGCAGATGGTCATGGGCCGCAACATGGCGGTTCTGATCCTCGACGAAGCCGGCAAGGAGCGCGCCTCGCACCGCCTCACCTATGGTTCGCGTATCTTCGTGGACGATGGTGACAAGGTGAAGCGTGGCCAGCGTATCGCCGAATGGGATCCCTACACCCGCCCGGTCCTCACCGAAATCGAGGGCAGGGTGTCGTACGAGGATCTGGTCGACGGCATTTCCGTCCAGGAAACGGCCGACGAGTCGACCGGCATCACCAAGCGTGAGGTCATCGACTGGCGCTCGACGCCACGCGGCAACGATCTGAAGCCGGCGATCGCCATTCAGGATGCCAAGGGCAAGGTCGGAAAACTGTCGAAGGGTGGCGATGCCCGCTTCCTGCTCTCGGTCGAGGCCATTCTTTCTGTCGAGCCGGGTTCACAGGTTCGCCCCGGCGACGTGCTGGCGCGTATCCCGATGGAAAGCGCCAAGACCAAGGACATCACCGGCGGTCTGCCGCGTGTTGCCGAACTGTTCGAGGCACGTCGTCCGAAGGATCACGCCATCATCGCCGAGATCGACGGCACGATCCGCTTCGGCCGCGACTACAAGAACAAGCGCCGCATCATCATCGAGCCGCATGACTCGACGCTTGAGCCGGTCGAATACCTGATCCCGAAGGGCAAGCCGTTCCATCTCCAGGACGGTGACGTCATCGAGAAGGGCGACTACATCCTCGACGGCAATCCGGCGCCGCACGACATCCTGGCGATCAAGGGCGTGGAGGCACTTGCTTCCTACCTCGTGAACGAAATCCAGGAAGTCTATCGTCTGCAGGGCGTGTCGATCAACGACAAGCACATCGAGGTGATCGTTCGCCAGATGCTGCAGAAGGTCGAGATCACGGTGCAGGGCGATTCGACCTACATTCCGGGCGATCATGTCGACGTGATCGAGCTGGAAGAGGTCAACGATCGCCTGGTCGAGGATGGCAAGAAGCCGGCCGAAGGCCTGCCGGTGCTGCTCGGCATCACCAAGGCGTCGCTGCAGACGCCGTCCTTCATCTCGGCCGCCTCCTTCCAGGAGACGACCCGAGTGCTGACCGAAGCAGCGGTTGCCGGCAAGACCGACATGCTGCAGGGCTTGAAGGAAAACGTCATCGTCGGCCGGCTTATCCCGGCCGGTACCGGCGGCACGATGAGCCAGATCCGGCGCATCGCCACCTCGCGCGACGAACTGATCATCGACGAGCGCCGCAAGGCGTCGGGCGCCGAAGTCGCCGAGCCGATGCTGACCGAAATGATCACCGCCGCGCAGTAA
- the rpoB gene encoding DNA-directed RNA polymerase subunit beta, whose product MAQTQTFNGRRRVRKFFGKIPEVAEMPNLIEVQKASYDQFLMVAEPKGGRPDEGLQAVFKSVFPIQDFSGSSMLEFVKYEFEGPKFDVDECRQRDLTYAAPLKVTLRLIVFDIDEDTGAKSIKDIKEQDVYMGDMPLMTLNGTFIVNGTERVIVSQMHRSPGVFFDHDKGKSHSSGKLLFAARVIPYRGSWLDIEFDSKDVVHARIDRRRKIPVTSLLMALGMDGEEILSTFYNKITYKRAGDHWRIPFNVERFRGLKAVGDLVDADTGEIVVEAGKKITARQARALGEKGLKAIKATDEDLLGNYLAEDIVNYGTGEIFLEAGDEIDEKTLKVLLGTGENEIKVLDIDHVNVGAYIRNTLNVDKNESRQDALFDIYRVMRPGEPPTLETAEAMFNSLFFDSERYDLSAVGRVKMNMRLELKAEDTVRVLRKDDILAVVRTLVELRDGKGEIDDIDNLGNRRVRSVGELMENQYRVGLLRMERAIKERMSSIEIDTVMPQDLINAKPAAAAVREFFGSSQLSQFMDQTNPLSEITHKRRLSALGPGGLTRERAGFEVRDVHPTHYGRICPIETPEGPNIGLINSLATFARVNKYGFIESPYRKIVDGKLTNDVVYLSAMEEAKHHVAQANAELDKNGGFVDEFVICRSAGEVMMAPRENVDLMDVSPKQMVSVAAALIPFLENDDANRALMGSNMQRQAVPLVRAEAPFVGTGMEPIVARDSGAAIGARRGGIVDQVDATRIVIRATEDLDPGKSGVDIYRLMKFQRSNQNTCINQRPLVRMGDLVNKGDIIADGPSTELGDLALGRNVLVAFMPWNGYNYEDSILLSERIVADDVFTSIHIEEFEVMARDTKLGPEEITRDIPNVSEEALKNLDEAGIVYIGAEVQPGDILVGKITPKGESPMTPEEKLLRAIFGEKASDVRDTSMRMPPGTFGTVVEVRVFNRHGVEKDERAMAIEREEIERLAKDRDDEQAILDRNVYARLSDVLVGKEAIAGPKGFKKGSTLSRDTLDEYPRSQWWQFAVENEKLQSELEALRGQYDDSKKALEQRFMDKVEKVQRGDEMPPGVMKMVKVFVAVKRKMQPGDKMAGRHGNKGVVSRIVPVEDMPFLEDGTHADIVLNPLGVPSRMNVGQILETHLGWACAGMGKKIGDLIDAYKTAGDIKPLRKTLESFIPANDRNEPVREYDDESIVRLSEQMRRGVSIATPVFDGAHEADINIMLEQAGLHTSGQSQLYDGRTGEPFDRKVTMGYIYMLKLHHLVDDKIHARSIGPYSLVTQQPLGGKAQFGGQRFGEMEVWALEAYGAAYTLQEMLTVKSDDVAGRTKVYEAIVRGDDTFEAGIPESFNVLVKEMRSLGLNVELENTKLDDNPVRLPDAAE is encoded by the coding sequence ATGGCCCAGACCCAGACTTTCAATGGCCGCAGACGCGTACGCAAGTTCTTCGGAAAGATCCCGGAAGTTGCGGAGATGCCGAACCTGATCGAGGTTCAGAAGGCATCTTATGACCAGTTCCTGATGGTGGCGGAGCCCAAGGGCGGACGTCCGGATGAGGGACTGCAAGCCGTTTTCAAGTCGGTCTTCCCGATTCAGGACTTCTCCGGCTCCTCGATGCTGGAATTCGTGAAGTATGAGTTCGAAGGACCGAAATTCGACGTTGACGAATGCCGTCAGCGCGACCTGACCTACGCCGCGCCGCTGAAGGTGACGCTGCGCCTCATCGTGTTCGATATCGACGAAGATACCGGCGCGAAGTCGATCAAGGACATCAAGGAGCAGGACGTCTACATGGGCGACATGCCGCTCATGACCTTGAACGGTACCTTCATCGTCAACGGCACCGAGCGCGTCATCGTCTCGCAGATGCACCGTTCGCCGGGCGTCTTCTTCGACCATGACAAGGGCAAGTCGCACTCGTCGGGCAAGCTTCTGTTTGCCGCGCGCGTCATCCCCTATCGCGGTTCGTGGCTCGACATCGAGTTCGATTCCAAGGACGTCGTGCACGCCCGCATCGATCGCCGCCGCAAGATTCCGGTGACGTCGCTGCTGATGGCGCTCGGCATGGACGGCGAAGAGATCCTGTCGACCTTCTACAACAAGATCACCTACAAGCGCGCCGGCGACCATTGGCGCATTCCGTTCAACGTCGAGCGCTTCCGCGGCCTGAAGGCTGTCGGCGACCTGGTCGATGCCGATACGGGCGAGATCGTTGTCGAAGCCGGCAAGAAGATCACCGCCCGCCAGGCGAGGGCGCTTGGTGAAAAGGGTCTCAAGGCGATCAAGGCGACCGACGAGGATCTGCTCGGCAACTACCTCGCCGAGGACATCGTCAACTACGGCACCGGCGAGATTTTCCTCGAAGCCGGCGACGAGATCGACGAAAAGACGCTGAAAGTGCTTCTCGGCACGGGCGAAAACGAGATCAAGGTTCTCGACATCGACCACGTCAATGTTGGCGCCTATATCCGCAACACGCTCAACGTCGACAAGAACGAGAGCCGTCAGGACGCATTGTTCGACATCTACCGTGTCATGCGCCCCGGCGAGCCGCCGACGCTCGAAACCGCTGAAGCCATGTTCAACTCGCTGTTCTTCGACAGCGAGCGCTATGATCTGTCGGCCGTCGGCCGCGTCAAGATGAACATGCGCCTTGAGCTCAAGGCCGAGGACACCGTGCGCGTGCTGCGCAAGGATGACATCCTGGCCGTGGTCCGCACGCTCGTCGAGCTGCGCGACGGCAAGGGTGAGATCGACGACATCGACAATCTCGGCAATCGCCGCGTGCGCTCGGTCGGCGAGCTCATGGAAAACCAGTACCGCGTCGGCCTGCTGCGCATGGAGCGCGCGATCAAGGAACGTATGTCCTCGATCGAGATCGACACGGTGATGCCGCAGGATTTGATCAACGCCAAGCCGGCGGCTGCCGCCGTGCGCGAGTTCTTCGGTTCCTCGCAGCTGTCGCAGTTCATGGATCAGACCAACCCGCTGTCGGAGATCACCCACAAGCGCCGTCTCTCGGCGCTTGGACCGGGCGGTCTGACCCGCGAGCGTGCCGGCTTCGAAGTGCGCGACGTGCATCCGACCCACTATGGCCGTATCTGCCCGATCGAAACGCCGGAAGGCCCGAATATCGGTCTGATCAACTCGCTGGCCACCTTTGCGCGCGTCAACAAGTACGGCTTCATCGAGAGCCCGTACCGCAAGATCGTTGACGGCAAGCTGACCAACGACGTCGTCTATCTCTCGGCGATGGAAGAGGCCAAGCACCACGTCGCGCAGGCTAACGCCGAACTCGACAAGAACGGCGGTTTCGTCGACGAATTCGTCATTTGCCGCAGTGCCGGCGAAGTGATGATGGCGCCGCGCGAAAACGTCGATCTTATGGACGTGTCGCCCAAGCAGATGGTGTCGGTGGCCGCGGCCCTGATCCCGTTCCTTGAAAACGACGACGCCAACCGCGCTCTGATGGGCTCGAACATGCAGCGTCAGGCCGTGCCTCTGGTGCGCGCCGAAGCGCCGTTCGTCGGCACCGGCATGGAGCCGATCGTTGCTCGTGACTCGGGCGCCGCTATCGGCGCCCGCCGCGGCGGCATCGTCGACCAGGTGGACGCGACTCGTATCGTTATCCGCGCCACCGAGGATCTCGATCCGGGCAAGTCCGGCGTCGATATCTACCGGTTGATGAAGTTCCAGCGCTCGAACCAGAACACCTGCATCAACCAGCGCCCGCTGGTGCGTATGGGCGATCTGGTCAACAAGGGCGACATCATCGCCGACGGTCCGTCGACGGAGCTCGGCGATCTGGCGCTCGGCCGCAACGTGCTGGTCGCGTTCATGCCGTGGAATGGCTACAACTACGAGGACTCGATCCTGCTCTCCGAGCGTATCGTGGCCGACGACGTCTTCACCTCGATTCACATCGAGGAGTTCGAGGTCATGGCCCGCGACACCAAGCTCGGGCCTGAGGAAATCACGCGCGATATTCCGAACGTCTCGGAAGAAGCGCTGAAGAACCTCGACGAGGCCGGCATTGTCTACATCGGTGCGGAAGTGCAGCCGGGCGATATCCTGGTCGGCAAGATCACGCCGAAGGGCGAAAGCCCGATGACGCCGGAAGAGAAGCTTCTGCGCGCCATCTTCGGTGAAAAGGCATCGGACGTGCGCGACACGTCCATGCGCATGCCTCCGGGAACGTTCGGCACGGTCGTCGAAGTGCGCGTCTTCAATCGCCACGGTGTGGAGAAGGATGAGCGCGCCATGGCGATCGAGCGCGAGGAGATCGAGCGCCTGGCCAAGGACCGCGACGACGAACAGGCGATCCTCGACCGTAACGTCTATGCGCGTCTTTCCGACGTGCTGGTCGGCAAGGAAGCAATCGCTGGACCGAAGGGCTTCAAGAAGGGCTCGACGCTGTCCAGGGATACGCTCGACGAGTATCCGCGTTCGCAGTGGTGGCAGTTTGCCGTGGAGAACGAAAAGCTCCAGAGCGAACTGGAAGCCTTGCGTGGCCAGTACGACGACTCCAAGAAGGCACTCGAACAGCGCTTCATGGACAAGGTCGAGAAGGTGCAGCGCGGCGACGAAATGCCTCCGGGCGTCATGAAGATGGTCAAGGTCTTCGTGGCCGTGAAGCGCAAGATGCAGCCGGGCGACAAGATGGCCGGCCGTCACGGCAACAAGGGTGTCGTGTCGCGTATCGTTCCGGTCGAGGACATGCCTTTCCTCGAGGACGGCACGCATGCGGATATCGTGCTCAACCCGTTGGGTGTGCCGAGCCGTATGAATGTCGGCCAGATCCTGGAAACGCATCTGGGCTGGGCTTGCGCGGGCATGGGCAAGAAGATCGGTGATCTGATCGATGCGTACAAGACAGCCGGCGATATCAAGCCGCTGCGCAAGACGCTCGAAAGCTTCATTCCGGCCAACGACCGCAACGAGCCGGTTCGCGAATACGACGACGAGAGCATTGTTCGCCTGAGCGAGCAGATGCGCCGCGGCGTCTCGATCGCGACACCGGTGTTCGACGGCGCCCACGAAGCCGACATCAACATCATGCTGGAGCAGGCGGGCCTGCACACCAGCGGTCAGTCGCAGCTCTATGACGGACGCACCGGCGAGCCGTTCGATCGCAAGGTGACGATGGGCTATATCTACATGCTCAAGCTTCACCACCTCGTGGACGACAAGATCCACGCGCGTTCGATCGGACCTTACTCGCTCGTTACCCAGCAGCCGCTGGGCGGCAAGGCGCAGTTCGGTGGCCAGCGCTTCGGCGAGATGGAGGTCTGGGCGCTGGAAGCGTACGGCGCCGCCTACACGCTGCAGGAAATGCTGACGGTGAAGTCCGACGACGTCGCCGGCCGCACCAAGGTCTACGAGGCGATCGTTCGTGGCGACGACACGTTCGAGGCTGGCATCCCCGAGAGCTTCAACGTTCTCGTCAAGGAAATGCGGTCGCTTGGCCTCAATGTCGAGTTGGAGAACACCAAGCTGGACGACAATCCGGTCCGGCTGCCCGACGCTGCCGAATAG
- the rplK gene encoding 50S ribosomal protein L11, translated as MAKKIAGQLKLQVKAGSATPSPPIGPALGQRGINIMEFCKAFNAQTQEMEKGSPVPVVITYYQDKSFTFVMKTAPVSYFLKKAANLTAGSKEPGKVKAGTVSRDKVREIATAKMKDLNANDVEAAMRMVEGSARSMGLEVVG; from the coding sequence ATGGCTAAGAAAATTGCAGGCCAGCTCAAGCTCCAGGTCAAAGCGGGATCGGCAACGCCGTCTCCGCCGATCGGCCCGGCGCTTGGTCAGCGTGGCATAAACATCATGGAATTCTGCAAGGCGTTCAACGCGCAGACCCAGGAAATGGAAAAGGGTTCTCCGGTTCCCGTCGTCATCACCTACTATCAGGATAAGTCGTTCACCTTCGTCATGAAGACGGCCCCGGTGAGCTACTTCCTCAAGAAGGCGGCGAACCTGACAGCTGGTTCCAAGGAGCCGGGCAAGGTCAAGGCTGGCACCGTTTCGCGCGACAAGGTCCGCGAGATCGCCACCGCCAAGATGAAGGATCTGAACGCAAACGACGTCGAAGCGGCCATGCGTATGGTCGAGGGCTCCGCCCGCTCGATGGGTCTGGAAGTGGTGGGCTAA